Within Dictyostelium discoideum AX4 chromosome 4 chromosome, whole genome shotgun sequence, the genomic segment taatttttttttttttcatgaaaaaaattaaaaaaagtaaaaaaaaattttatttttatttttatttttattttttattttttttaaattttgacgcctgatttatttttgttgcgtggatttgattttttaaattaattaattaataaaattttttttttttttttttctttttttttttttttttttgaaaacttTTGGGTGTTTTTGCCTGatcaaaccaaaaaaaaaaacctgatCAAACCACATAGCGACATATAAAAGAGGTTTAAAcggtttttaaatttaatcattaaatttaaagttttttttattttattttatttatggtTGCATTGGaactaatcaaaaaaaataaaataaaataaaaaaaaaaataaaaagaaaaataaataagcGATGAATTTGTCactaaactttttttttttttattattagcaCCAACTCgaaaaagaaatttccaatttttttttattttttttattttttttttttatttattttttttttatttatttattttttttatttatttttttaaatgccTAATAAGGTAAGGAGTGATGGTGATCTGGCACCTTCAGTTAAAAATTCTTCTCTAGagattaaattgtttttatctttatcaatcttttcaaataatttaacaataaataattcgATATCTCCTGGTGATTTACCCAAAGACACACCAACATTTTTCATTAAAGCAATCATTTCATCAACTTCTTTTTTCTCTAAAATTCCAGACTTGTCTTTGTCATAAATATCAAAGAGAACCTTTAATTTATCTTCAGCTGAACCTAAGTtggttataataaaattagtttttttttttgtttttgtttttgtttttgtttttttttttccttacCTTTACCAATAATGGATAATGCAACAGTTAATTCTTTGAAATCAATTGTGTTACTTTTATCAGAATCAAAAGcgtcaaataatttatttaaattatcttctGGATAGTTTGGAAGTTTacttttaaagaataaaacaaattcttTTCTATCAAAACTACCATTTCCGtctttatcaaattttctaaaaatagaataaaaaaaaaaaaaaaattagtttataaatttctttttaaaggcgcaaatagtaaaaaaaaaaaaaaaaaaaaaaataagaatcaTACTTGAACTCTCCATAGATATTGGCAACTTCTTCTTTTGagaaatttgaatttttaccGATAAACTCGATGTCACTCtttgttaattttgaattttgttgacccatttataaatttttctGTGTTTGATTTCTTGTAATATgatgaaaaaagaaaaaaaaaaaaaaaattgattttttttttttttttttttattttttttttggaaaaaaaaaaataaaaaataaaattttattaaatttcctTCCCAAAAAAGCTTCAGATCGTGGTGgtttttttataatgattaaaaaaaaaaaaaaaaaaaaaaaaaaaaattaaaaataaatactaatttaatccgattaaaaaatatctaacaCCCGGTGTTTaacctcttttttttttttttttaaaaattttttttttttacaaataatattttattatttgtaaaattgtgataaaaaaaaaaaaaaaaaaaaaaaaaaattatcaatctatactatttaaaaagatagaaaatttttttttttttttttttaggataAATcgagtattttttttaattccttttaaaaatctttGAGATTAATCTAATTTTGAActttatataaaaacaatattttaaaatattgtttttatataaaacaaaaaaaaaaaattaggtaTTAATTAAGCAAAATAGATTATTAACaatgatttatataattcaaaatctTATACACGATGTTGTGTTAACATACacataaagaaataaaaaaattaaaaaaaataagattcttatattaaaataagcATAATCAatcataaaaattattaaaaagattgTATTACCCCATacactaaaataaaaaaaaaaaaaaataaataatactaaacaaatgaataatattaaaaataattatttcatattattattttttttttttttattaaaacataaaaaaaaaaaaaaaaaaaaaagtaataaaaaggtaaaaaaaaaagaataagaattattatttaatatttgtttacTAGtcattttaagaaaaaataaataaaaaaaaaaaaaaaaaaaagaatatttatatttattttttattttttttattcaataatgataattaaaatgaaatttaataaaatagttttaattttaattttaaatttagttttttattttaataattttataatttgtttcaatgatggtggtagtggtggtggtgaaaatattgaaaaaaataattattgccaaacatatttatcaaattatttaaatgaaaaatgtgTTCAATTCTCAATTGTTGGAATTGATAGTGAAAATCTTAATCAAGAATCATTAAAAgggaatttaaaattacttgaagatcaacaaattttaattccagttggtaatattattaattcattaaattcaaatttaaaaacattttgtAACAATAAAGGTTTATTACAACCAATAAGTgaccatttaaaaataaaagattttaaattattaaccaATGGtactataaaaataaatgatctTTACTCtcaattaaattgtttaaatcctgatattataaattttaaattaaataatttttcttatttattttctgtaagttattaattttttttacaaaaaaaaaaaaaaaaacaaaaataatattaaacatatgtaattttttaaaataattatttagttAAAAGGGTTTCAAGAATGTCCAagtatattaaatattggtGAACCAtgtaatcaaaataaaaataatggtgatggtagtgataatgatggtttattatcaccaatttctcaatcaaatttaccaaaaaCTTTACCACTTTGCCAACCTCGTGATAATCCATTAGAGAGTAATTATTGTCCAGGTAGTtttgaaacaattgaaaaaaacaatggtaaaccatttgatattttattaaatgtttcAATAGTATCTAAAGGGTTAGAtaaatttggtgataattattatcaacataAAGTGATTGTAACAAATCATGAATCATATGGTGTAAAAGATGTAAGAATTCACTCATTACAATTTTTACAATATGTTCCATACCATCCACGTTATCCAAATGGTGATTTTTTAGTACCAAAATCTTCATCTCTTTTAGGTTCTGGAAAAGAatatacttttatttttaattgtactCATCAATATCCATCATTATCTGTAGTTAATTTAGTTAGAGgtataccaccaccacaatattcttaaaaaaaaaaaaaaaaaaaaaaaaaaaaaaaaaaaaaatacaatttgttttatttaaataaaaaaaataaatatggaatacatttatttaataatttttcatttttattaatagaatattttaataattattattattattattattattattattattgttattattattattattattattattattattattattattattattattgttataattattatttgttaaagtTGGAGGTGATATATAAAGGTCATCTTTCTTtccaatgataatattatgaTGATAATGTTTAACTGGTGGTATTTGTGCTGGTTGtagtgttgttgttgttgttgatgttgttgttgcactATTATTGCTACTACTATTACAATTGttgccaccaccaccactattactaAGACCTGATAAAACTGGTGAAGAtggactattattattattattactactactattactattaattttttgaccACCATTTTCAGAAGGTTTTAAATCCCAAACTTCTAAAACTGTTCTTAATTCATGTTTTAAACGTAATATTCTACTAAAAACCAAACCAGTGATTGGAACAATTTGTGATAATGATTGACTGATTTGTTTAACATCAGAAGTTGTACCAACTTCCATAAGTACATCATTATTGTAATATTTTTCCTCTAAATATTTCATATCTCTTATGTAGATTACATCttcaatcaaataaattaatttcaatacaACGCCAAGATGACTACTATtaataacattattattaattagatTCATAATATTTGAAGATGTCAAAGATGGTGAAGATGTTAAAGTTGGTGGATTATTTGGAtgatttggattattttgatcaatacttgatgataaattaaatgtacTTGGTGattgtagtggtggtggagttgttgttgttgttgttgttgttattggaACCATTGGTATTGTTGAAGAAGCTGATAATTGtacatttgttgttgtagttgttgtataAGTTGTTGGGACTATTGGTAATGATGAAGTTAATGATGGTGAAGgtgttttattataaattgattttaaataggTTATAATTGGTTTCAAAGAATCAGTTTCAATATATTGTTTACTTGTACTAGTTGAACttgttaaattaatatcatttaataattcaggACTTGcttcaaatattgatttatgtTCTTTTAATCTAtctaaaactaaaatttcAGCAGCATGTAAAAATTCATCTAACGAatgataaatctttaatttcaatggtaatattaaattatttaaacgtTGTTCCAATTCTAACTTTGTATTTGGTTTTAAGACTAAATTAATGATTCTAAGGTTTTCACGTACTTTTGATAACGATTTTGGAGGTTGATCAATATAATTCTCTGGTAAAGCAAATTGGTCATAGCCAATACCACGTATATAACTATCGATTGAGTCTCTAATCAATTGTAAATACCAATTGGTCAACTCCTTCTTCTTTGAACCATCTGATAtctttgaattatttgtaatCACGGTTTCAATTGCTAAATCACATTCTGTAATTAAACATTGAATAGTATCTCTTGATGACATACTATACTTTTTAAATACACCATTATCTAAATCTCTAATCAATGAAACAATATTAACTAACCatggtttaaatttaatatattgttttttaatttcataaaaataaaaatcatcaccattattattattattattattattattattattattattattattattattattattattattattattattattattattattattattattattattattattattatttgttgttgtattatttgaattgattttaaataattgattataatcatttataattaatttatcttgattttcattactgttattattgttattattattattatttataatattaataatattaaaattagtaaaGAATAAATTATGTGTACCTTTTAATTCTTGAatgaaaagtttttttaaataatttgaaaaatttaatgtatattgatttgataattgattaattgattctaaaTATGTTGGTAATTCAGCAGAGGTTAATAGTATTGATAGTTTCTTTTTAACAGATTCTAAATCATCTAGTGATACGTATTTACCACCTCTAGTGAATTGTAAAGCTTGAGAGATTGAGTCAACGTCATAACCATGTTCTAGTAATCTTTGTTTCACTGTATCCTTTGTAGCTTGACGTAATTCCGATGCAAATGCATCGAATGGATTTGCAATTAATCTTTCCATTCTTTTACCATCATTAATTGGTATTTGAATATTCAATGCTTTCAAAGAGACAACACGTGATAATGGTATCTTTATTTGAGTACTCTCATCAGCTTGTAAATAAATGAAGCATCCCAATCCTAGTGGGTCCGCCTCCTTTACATATCTACCCAATATAAATGTGCCCTCATCAAATTCATGAtgaaatgattcaatttggtgttgtaattgttgctgttgttgttgttcttggtattgttgaatttgtttagAATTAATACCACTACTTTGTAATGTGAATGGTAATAATTGTGATCTTAAAAATGGTGATGAACAtgctgatgatgataatgataatgatgataatgatggttgATGACTTaatccattaccattaccattaccattaccattattattactatttaaactatttacattttgttgttgttgttgt encodes:
- the cbpM gene encoding NCS-1/frequenin-related protein, with product MGQQNSKLTKSDIEFIGKNSNFSKEEVANIYGEFKKFDKDGNGSFDRKEFVLFFKSKLPNYPEDNLNKLFDAFDSDKSNTIDFKELTVALSIIGKGSAEDKLKVLFDIYDKDKSGILEKKEVDEMIALMKNVGVSLGKSPGDIELFIVKLFEKIDKDKNNLISREEFLTEGARSPSLLTLLGI